GTCCATTACAGAACCAACGGTGAACGAAGCGTGGGCGGAGCACTTCGGCAACGAAGCCGCCAAGGGTGTGACGTCCCTGTTCCAAAACACGCTGAACCTTATCGAGGGGACGCTAGGTCCCGTCCTCAAGGACGCAGCACGAGTAGCGGCTGTCAGCCAACAGGCCGCGGCCGCCACTGGCCTCGCCGAAAGGCGCCTGAACGTGATGTGGTGGATGCAAGCCCGCTACAGCCAACCCCTACAGCGGGCCTACCGAACGCTCACTCCGCTGACAGCAGCCGTACAGATGGCACACGACCTGGCCATGATCGTCTCCGTCCCGGCGACTGATGAGCTGGAGGCAGTGTTGATCGAAGCCTGGTACCTGGCCAATAAAGCAGGCGGAGACGCTCAAGGCTCACTAGCGGAAGTGATGCAGCAGCTTGCAGACGATGGTGTCCTGGAATCAGCCCCAACGTCTGAGCCACAGGCGGATGGCCGTGTGCTGCTGCTTGAGGCATTCCAGGCTGGTGACACAAGAGAAGCCGTCGACTGGGACGCCCGGGTCGGTGTGCCAGGGACGACCCAGCTCACGCCGACAGAACTGGCCGTCTGGATGTTCCGCAACTGGCAAATCAAGGCTTTCATTAAATGAGCGGCCCTGGCCAGGCACGGACCTCCTTGCCTGAGTGCAGTGAACTCGCCTGCAACGCGCATGAGGGCGCTTGCATGCGCGGGTTGGCGCTGGAAGCTTGCCCCACGTACGCGCCGGCGCTGAAACGAGCCATGAAGGCGCAACCCCAGATCGGCCTTCCGGAGGATGGGGTGCTGTACCCCACATGGACCGGCCACACCCTGACGCCCCATACAGCCAGGATGTTACAGGGAGGCACTCGTCCTATCGTGATTGCCCTGGCAGGGTTGCCAGATGCTGGGAAAACCAGCTTCCTAACCTCCCTCTACGACCGGATCAGGCGTGAGCCTCTCGGTGGACGTGACTTTGCTGGTTCCTACACATTGAATGGTTGGGCCGAGCTCGCCCGCTTTCTGACGTGGCAGGGACCCGTGCCGCCGGCGTATCCGCCACGGACCAGTGGTGACCGCCGTGAACCTGGCTACCTGCACTTGGCATTCCGCGGTCAGGACGACCGCCTCCTGGATCTGTTGATTGCGGATACGCCCGGGGAATGGTTCAAGGAGTGGGCGCAAGACGCAAGCGCTGAAGCGGCGCAAGGCGCGCGCGACACTTTACGACATGCGGACGGCATTCTGCTGTGCATCGATCCCACGCAACTGTCGGGGCCTCAGCGACTGATCGCACGTGGCACGCTTCAACGCTTGGCGGGGCGGCTCGCGAATGCCGAGCGCCACGGCCCTCCTGCCAAACTCGTTGCCGTCTACACCAAATCGGATGCCATCCCAGTCGGCACACAAAGACGGCAGGAGATCCAAGACGTCATGGACGCCTTGGAATCCCGATTCCCGAATCACTCTTCCTTTGAAACTGTGTCCACGTTCGAGCAGGGCAGCGAGGCAGGCAC
The Deinococcus psychrotolerans genome window above contains:
- a CDS encoding TRAFAC clade GTPase domain-containing protein yields the protein MRGLALEACPTYAPALKRAMKAQPQIGLPEDGVLYPTWTGHTLTPHTARMLQGGTRPIVIALAGLPDAGKTSFLTSLYDRIRREPLGGRDFAGSYTLNGWAELARFLTWQGPVPPAYPPRTSGDRREPGYLHLAFRGQDDRLLDLLIADTPGEWFKEWAQDASAEAAQGARDTLRHADGILLCIDPTQLSGPQRLIARGTLQRLAGRLANAERHGPPAKLVAVYTKSDAIPVGTQRRQEIQDVMDALESRFPNHSSFETVSTFEQGSEAGTGVLESVAAILEAILAPRVHVSASGDREARLARFIKEGA
- a CDS encoding GTPase-associated system all-helical protein GASH, with translation MNSSRSTETNLLDDIFTGVMGRIEVNKERLGYLRKAAASLEKAVTQDRRLIVSLALSAFIPEGSLSALTPVREALTAEWETLTSEVKGGGLPYLRAVGILALMQAAQGDPKAGSVLYLALRDPLERQVEGIEADLRARVLRDLRQIYESYAKAIWDGEGVAPRKAVTKVEALKLSLPANAQPALATALSDAASNTLAVVSLSGSYLSITEPTVNEAWAEHFGNEAAKGVTSLFQNTLNLIEGTLGPVLKDAARVAAVSQQAAAATGLAERRLNVMWWMQARYSQPLQRAYRTLTPLTAAVQMAHDLAMIVSVPATDELEAVLIEAWYLANKAGGDAQGSLAEVMQQLADDGVLESAPTSEPQADGRVLLLEAFQAGDTREAVDWDARVGVPGTTQLTPTELAVWMFRNWQIKAFIK